A part of Desulfomicrobium apsheronum genomic DNA contains:
- a CDS encoding response regulator produces the protein MSERILFVDDEKFVLETFRRNLRNRFEIETAGSGLDAFRLMESSGPFAVVVSDLKMPVMDGVEFLGVIKNRWPDTVRVMLTGHADLDTAISAVNKGAIFRLLTKPCAPDALLAAVNDGVQQYRLIMSERQLLHGTLRGCIQVLSELLALVSPKAFGRAEKAKPLVAGIVQVLGLEGSWKYELAAMLSQIGCISLPMDILERKISGEDLSEDEQEIFLMHPDIAGNLLRHVPRLESVVEMISEQELVLGKNPCAGARILKAALDFADLDNLGIPAAGALQRMREMPDVYDVRVLSALAEVMERRQQSEIRSVLIDDLREGMLLMDPVLSGKGSVLMDRGQSITVAGLELIRNFGTILGVKEPLYVLARKEQKQEPEQ, from the coding sequence ATGAGCGAACGGATTCTTTTTGTCGACGATGAAAAATTCGTGCTTGAGACGTTTCGGCGCAACTTGCGCAATCGTTTCGAGATCGAGACCGCCGGAAGCGGCCTGGACGCCTTTCGGCTCATGGAGTCGAGCGGGCCTTTCGCCGTTGTTGTTTCGGACCTGAAGATGCCTGTCATGGATGGGGTGGAGTTTCTGGGCGTCATCAAGAATCGCTGGCCGGATACGGTCCGCGTCATGCTGACCGGCCACGCCGACCTCGATACGGCCATCTCGGCCGTGAACAAGGGAGCGATCTTCCGGTTGCTGACCAAGCCTTGCGCGCCGGATGCCCTGCTTGCGGCGGTGAACGACGGCGTGCAGCAGTACCGGCTCATAATGTCCGAGAGACAGCTTCTGCACGGCACCCTGCGCGGATGCATCCAGGTCTTGTCGGAACTTCTCGCGCTGGTCAGTCCCAAGGCCTTCGGGCGTGCAGAGAAGGCCAAACCCTTGGTCGCGGGCATTGTCCAGGTTCTCGGCCTGGAGGGGAGCTGGAAATACGAACTGGCGGCCATGCTCAGTCAGATCGGGTGCATATCCCTGCCCATGGATATTCTCGAACGGAAAATTTCCGGTGAGGATCTGTCGGAGGACGAGCAGGAAATATTTCTGATGCATCCGGACATCGCCGGCAATCTGTTGCGGCACGTTCCCCGCCTGGAGAGCGTGGTCGAGATGATCTCGGAGCAGGAGCTGGTATTGGGTAAAAATCCTTGCGCAGGCGCAAGGATACTCAAGGCAGCGCTGGATTTCGCGGATCTCGACAATCTCGGAATTCCCGCCGCTGGAGCGTTGCAGCGCATGCGGGAGATGCCGGACGTGTACGACGTGCGGGTCTTGTCCGCCTTGGCGGAAGTCATGGAAAGGCGGCAGCAAAGCGAGATCCGCAGTGTCCTGATCGACGATCTGCGCGAGGGCATGCTGCTGATGGATCCGGTGTTGAGCGGAAAAGGCTCGGTCCTGATGGACAGGGGGCAGAGCATCACCGTGGCAGGGCTGGAACTGATCCGAAATTTCGGAACCATCCTGGGGGTCAAGGAGCCGCTCTACGTGCTGGCCAGGAAAGAACAGAAACAGGAGCCGGAACAGTAG
- a CDS encoding response regulator, translating into MNKLKVLFVDDDIHVQQSLRRIVMARKLPIELLLTTSASEADRILSSMACDVIVTDARLSDMGGKELLTHVRERWPMTMRILMTSEAEDGVVSSLLVAAHQLLNKPVGPTELLEAVQSASRLRFLLMNERLRTVVHRMEHLPVVPNVYRELTRALRDENTSNLTLAKILSQDMSLTTGILKLINTPYFGLSRRVSDMLQAVGILGVNLIRGLVIADRVFKTLDPDMYPGFDTEKLWTHCLDVARCCRAVTRSDGANGRAVEDAFLCGLLHDVGKIVLAEGCPGEFVRILLLAQARNIPLADIEAEELGVTHAEIGAYLLGLWGFSEDVVIAIAQHHGSRQGPALSHLSSVVHMVDVEMHNRYVRQSGHAPHSFASALLDVEDGEMTLAKWKAAMVTELESPN; encoded by the coding sequence ATGAATAAGCTCAAAGTGCTCTTCGTTGATGACGACATCCATGTGCAGCAGAGTCTGAGGCGCATCGTCATGGCCAGAAAGTTGCCCATCGAGCTTCTGTTGACGACTTCCGCCAGTGAGGCGGATCGGATTCTCTCCTCCATGGCCTGCGACGTCATCGTGACCGACGCCAGACTGTCCGACATGGGTGGCAAGGAACTGTTGACGCACGTCAGGGAGCGCTGGCCCATGACCATGCGTATCCTGATGACGTCCGAAGCCGAGGATGGCGTTGTTTCAAGTCTTCTCGTCGCCGCGCATCAGCTGCTGAACAAGCCGGTCGGTCCGACGGAACTCCTTGAGGCGGTCCAATCGGCTTCGCGGCTGCGCTTTTTGCTCATGAACGAGCGTTTACGAACGGTCGTGCACCGCATGGAACATCTGCCCGTGGTGCCAAATGTCTATCGGGAACTGACCCGGGCGCTACGCGATGAAAACACGTCGAACCTGACCCTGGCTAAAATCCTTTCCCAGGACATGAGCCTGACGACGGGTATCCTGAAGCTCATCAATACTCCGTATTTCGGTCTTTCCCGCAGGGTGAGCGACATGCTTCAGGCCGTGGGCATACTCGGCGTGAATCTGATCAGGGGACTGGTGATCGCGGATCGAGTTTTCAAGACTCTGGATCCGGACATGTACCCCGGATTTGATACCGAGAAGCTCTGGACCCACTGTCTCGACGTGGCGCGTTGCTGCCGGGCGGTGACGCGGAGCGACGGGGCGAATGGCAGGGCGGTCGAGGACGCGTTTCTGTGCGGTCTCCTGCATGACGTGGGCAAGATCGTTCTGGCCGAAGGGTGTCCGGGAGAGTTTGTGCGGATCCTGCTTCTGGCTCAGGCGCGGAATATTCCCTTGGCGGACATCGAGGCGGAAGAGCTGGGGGTGACCCACGCGGAGATCGGCGCGTATCTGTTGGGGTTGTGGGGATTTTCCGAGGATGTCGTCATCGCCATCGCCCAGCACCATGGAAGCAGACAGGGACCTGCCTTGTCGCATCTTTCCTCCGTTGTGCACATGGTGGACGTGGAAATGCACAACCGGTACGTGCGGCAGAGCGGACACGCTCCGCATTCATTTGCGTCAGCACTTCTTGATGTGGAAGACGGAGAGATGACGCTCGCGAAATGGAAGGCCGCGATGGTGACCGAACTCGAATCTCCGAACTGA
- a CDS encoding PAS domain-containing sensor histidine kinase, which translates to MDNPVDLLRAKEDWLVERILFYAREHGYAEYTSTLPEAWRISIAGLIDALSPAFEEGAASGIEIKVHTDWSSDPVAGFGLQAARRHRERGVDLGMFLGLFVYYRQAFLDCIRQFMPPGEERDSLEYSMLRLFDRMNTAFCSEWAGHGEQVSNARLAASLRKMTNEKNRYLTFFESLVHPVIFVSHDGTIENLNRAAARLLDENAVHGRDYYACRTKGAMASLCGEAAVKAFPWLADALSPEETEPGYAKERLVAFPVSGGERLFQAWTCKVPSVSGQFAGTSIFLQDVTESLRDQEMILKAKEELERTFDTISDLVFLVDDSGVIQRANRALADKLGLLPADVVGRTCREILGCTECRLQNTGHLSQEMSVTYPNLPGRFMVRGSELLGRDGKRIGRVVVSRDVTASDRIRDTLESIESKYKSIFDHAPVGIFQSTPEGVFLSVNETMADMFGFGSTNDMIRYYMDIGRQMYADPADRGALIAEGLERHIVPARDVNLVRPDGSTFWGRLRGRLVRDAQNRVMYFEGFVEDVTGRRSAGESLARSEQLFRSLAENMSQGLVHVDLAGTVEYCNDHFCDLVRQSRDMLMGMPITPLVHEEDKALFGSIFGQQACFLPGSRFDLRLQVHRDIRFVLVTPVAQRSGGSHPQGYWLLFLDITERRMLESQLLQTQKLEAIGQLAAGIAHEINTPTQYVMNNMWFIKEGVENLKLALEACRTLITGSEAREILTVRETDLQIPFYLEELPPAISETLQGLDRISATVNSVKQFAHPGHDQHQEVDLNELIDKTVTLSRNEWKYVAEMAVDLDPNLPRVVCSSQAIGQVLLNLVVNAVHAVMDVSRDANRLGKITIGTRNMKDRVEIRVMDNGTGIPLHARAHIFEPFFTTKLVGKGTGQGLFIAHRVVVKEHGGDIGFETETGKGTTIIISLPVDGGGEGVRYE; encoded by the coding sequence ATGGATAATCCCGTTGACCTGCTCCGAGCCAAGGAAGATTGGCTTGTCGAGCGCATTCTCTTCTATGCCCGGGAGCACGGTTATGCCGAATACACATCCACACTCCCCGAGGCGTGGCGAATCTCCATTGCCGGGTTGATCGACGCCCTGTCTCCGGCCTTTGAGGAAGGAGCGGCGTCCGGCATCGAGATCAAGGTGCATACTGACTGGAGTTCGGATCCTGTGGCAGGATTCGGGCTTCAGGCGGCCCGCAGGCATCGGGAGCGCGGTGTCGATCTCGGCATGTTTCTGGGGCTTTTCGTGTACTACAGGCAGGCATTTCTGGACTGCATCAGACAGTTCATGCCTCCTGGAGAAGAAAGGGACAGCCTCGAATATTCCATGCTTCGTCTTTTCGATCGCATGAACACGGCGTTCTGCTCCGAATGGGCGGGGCACGGGGAGCAGGTTTCCAACGCCCGCTTGGCCGCAAGCCTGCGGAAAATGACTAACGAGAAGAATCGCTATCTGACTTTTTTCGAAAGTCTCGTTCATCCGGTCATCTTTGTTTCGCACGATGGAACCATCGAGAACCTGAATCGCGCCGCCGCCAGATTGCTCGACGAAAACGCGGTGCATGGTCGGGATTACTACGCCTGCCGCACCAAAGGAGCGATGGCGAGCCTTTGCGGGGAGGCGGCCGTGAAGGCTTTTCCCTGGCTTGCTGACGCATTGAGTCCAGAAGAAACGGAACCGGGCTACGCGAAGGAGCGCCTGGTCGCTTTTCCGGTTTCCGGTGGTGAACGGCTCTTCCAAGCCTGGACGTGCAAGGTGCCCAGCGTGTCCGGACAATTCGCGGGTACTTCGATTTTTCTTCAGGATGTGACGGAGTCCTTGAGAGATCAGGAAATGATCCTGAAAGCCAAGGAGGAACTCGAACGCACCTTCGACACAATTTCCGACTTGGTGTTTCTGGTCGACGACTCGGGCGTCATTCAACGGGCCAACAGGGCCCTGGCGGACAAACTGGGGCTGTTACCCGCGGACGTGGTCGGCAGGACGTGCCGGGAGATTTTGGGCTGCACCGAGTGCAGACTGCAAAACACGGGGCATTTGTCGCAGGAGATGTCCGTGACGTACCCCAATTTGCCGGGCAGATTCATGGTTCGCGGCAGCGAGTTGCTGGGCAGGGACGGCAAACGTATCGGCAGGGTTGTCGTATCCCGCGACGTGACCGCCTCGGACAGGATCCGAGACACCCTGGAGTCCATCGAGAGCAAGTACAAGAGCATTTTTGATCATGCGCCGGTGGGAATATTCCAGAGCACTCCCGAAGGCGTCTTCCTGAGCGTCAACGAGACCATGGCCGACATGTTCGGGTTTGGTTCGACCAACGATATGATCAGGTATTACATGGATATAGGTCGTCAGATGTATGCTGACCCGGCGGACCGGGGCGCACTGATCGCAGAAGGCCTTGAGCGGCATATCGTCCCCGCCAGGGACGTGAACCTGGTTCGACCGGACGGATCGACATTCTGGGGCCGGCTGCGTGGGCGTCTGGTGCGTGATGCGCAGAACAGGGTCATGTATTTCGAGGGGTTCGTCGAGGATGTCACCGGCCGTCGAAGCGCCGGGGAAAGCCTGGCGCGCAGCGAGCAGCTTTTTCGAAGTCTGGCCGAGAATATGAGCCAGGGGCTGGTGCATGTGGATTTGGCGGGCACTGTCGAATACTGCAACGATCATTTCTGCGACCTCGTGCGGCAGAGCAGGGATATGCTCATGGGCATGCCCATAACGCCTCTGGTGCATGAAGAGGACAAGGCGCTTTTTGGCTCGATATTCGGCCAGCAGGCCTGTTTCCTGCCGGGGTCCCGGTTCGATCTGCGCCTGCAGGTCCACCGGGACATCCGTTTTGTTCTGGTCACGCCTGTGGCGCAACGTTCAGGGGGTAGCCATCCGCAGGGCTACTGGCTTTTGTTTCTGGACATCACCGAGCGCAGGATGCTCGAATCCCAGCTTCTCCAGACGCAAAAGCTGGAGGCCATAGGTCAGTTGGCTGCCGGGATCGCCCACGAAATCAACACGCCGACCCAATATGTCATGAACAACATGTGGTTCATCAAGGAGGGGGTTGAAAATCTGAAATTGGCCCTCGAAGCCTGCCGGACTCTGATCACGGGAAGCGAGGCTCGGGAGATATTGACGGTCAGGGAGACTGATCTGCAAATTCCCTTTTATCTGGAAGAACTTCCACCGGCGATTTCCGAGACGCTGCAGGGCTTGGACCGGATCTCCGCCACCGTCAATTCGGTCAAACAGTTCGCGCATCCCGGCCACGACCAGCATCAGGAGGTCGATTTGAACGAACTGATCGATAAAACGGTGACTCTGTCCCGCAACGAGTGGAAATACGTGGCCGAAATGGCTGTCGACCTCGATCCGAATCTGCCCCGCGTTGTCTGCTCTTCCCAGGCCATAGGCCAGGTGCTCTTAAACCTGGTGGTCAATGCCGTGCACGCGGTCATGGATGTATCCAGGGACGCGAACCGGTTGGGCAAGATCACGATCGGTACGAGAAACATGAAAGACCGGGTGGAGATTCGGGTCATGGATAACGGAACGGGTATTCCACTGCATGCCAGGGCTCATATTTTTGAACCCTTCTTCACGACCAAGCTCGTGGGCAAAGGGACCGGACAGGGCCTGTTCATCGCCCATCGCGTGGTGGTCAAGGAGCATGGCGGCGATATCGGCTTTGAGACCGAAACCGGCAAGGGAACAACGATCATCATCTCCCTGCCCGTCGATGGCGGGGGCGAAGGTGTGCGCTATGAATAA
- a CDS encoding HD domain-containing phosphohydrolase yields MTTNQRHREQAVLFVDDEPAVLLGLNRSLHNATFRRHFAGSAFQALELIDSGDIDIVVADEQMPGMSGSDFLAIVRNRQPRIIRIILTGHASLERVIAAINTGQIHRFLTKPIETQQLVEILEEYLTALRLQATKTALNSRTDTVGRWEWDILEDTCSWNESFARIMHTRMDDGNARLPSLFSSVHIEDRAELLSIIHNCRDSGQTREAEHRIVTPDGEERWVIQFMDVFRDGDRVWKLFGMLRDITDQKEKATLLAERMVMLQATLSKTVEALGRVTEIRDPYTAGHQARVAHLAKEMGRRMGLDPRCLEGLETAAKLHDIGKIYVPAEFLTKPGTLREAEMNLMKYHPEIGHQIIQDIPFSMPVANIVLQHHERLNGSGYPGGLKEEEILPEARILAVADVFEAMSSYRPYRPGLGPEAAMRELRKGKGITFDPTAVDTLEGIMEEHPDFLSNIRAMDNSG; encoded by the coding sequence GTGACCACAAACCAGAGGCATCGCGAACAGGCAGTCCTCTTCGTCGATGACGAACCGGCAGTATTGCTCGGACTGAACCGTTCCCTCCACAATGCCACTTTCCGACGCCATTTCGCCGGCTCCGCATTTCAGGCCCTGGAGCTTATCGACTCGGGCGACATCGACATCGTGGTTGCCGACGAACAGATGCCCGGCATGTCCGGTTCCGACTTTCTGGCCATAGTCCGCAACCGACAGCCCCGGATCATCCGCATTATCCTCACCGGCCACGCCAGTCTTGAGCGCGTCATAGCCGCCATCAACACCGGACAGATCCATCGCTTTCTGACCAAACCCATCGAGACGCAACAGCTTGTGGAAATACTTGAGGAGTACCTCACGGCCCTGCGCCTGCAAGCCACCAAAACGGCCTTGAACAGCCGGACCGACACCGTCGGGCGCTGGGAATGGGACATTCTTGAAGACACATGCAGCTGGAACGAGAGTTTCGCACGCATCATGCACACCCGGATGGACGACGGGAACGCAAGACTCCCTTCCCTTTTTTCAAGCGTCCATATCGAAGATCGCGCGGAACTCCTCTCCATCATCCACAACTGCCGCGACAGCGGACAAACCAGAGAGGCCGAACACCGCATTGTCACACCCGATGGTGAAGAACGCTGGGTCATCCAATTCATGGATGTTTTCAGGGATGGCGACAGGGTCTGGAAACTTTTCGGCATGCTTCGCGACATCACGGACCAGAAGGAAAAGGCGACCCTCCTGGCGGAACGCATGGTCATGCTGCAGGCGACACTGAGCAAAACCGTGGAAGCCCTTGGCCGCGTAACCGAGATAAGGGATCCGTACACGGCCGGCCATCAGGCCCGTGTCGCCCATTTGGCCAAGGAGATGGGCAGGCGCATGGGGCTGGATCCCCGGTGTCTGGAAGGGCTGGAAACAGCGGCCAAGCTTCACGATATCGGCAAGATCTATGTGCCTGCGGAATTTTTGACCAAGCCCGGAACGCTGCGCGAAGCGGAAATGAACCTGATGAAGTATCACCCGGAAATCGGTCACCAGATCATCCAGGACATCCCTTTCAGCATGCCCGTCGCCAACATCGTCCTGCAACATCATGAACGACTGAACGGATCCGGCTATCCGGGGGGCCTCAAGGAAGAAGAAATCCTTCCAGAGGCCAGAATCCTGGCCGTGGCCGATGTATTCGAGGCCATGTCGTCCTACCGTCCGTATCGACCTGGACTTGGGCCGGAAGCGGCCATGAGGGAATTGCGCAAGGGGAAAGGGATTACGTTCGATCCGACGGCGGTCGACACTCTGGAGGGCATCATGGAGGAACATCCGGATTTTTTGAGCAACATCCGAGCGATGGACAACAGTGGCTGA
- a CDS encoding response regulator → MKFLIVEDDPAGAILLRMILTEYGDVDEVNDGPGAIEAFDGAWSEGRPYDVIFLDIMMPDMNGHEVLKIIRERERALRLPQIREVKVIMTTALDSAESVSQAFYEGRASGYLVKPIYGHSIINEMKKLGII, encoded by the coding sequence ATGAAATTCCTGATCGTTGAAGACGACCCCGCAGGAGCAATACTGCTGAGGATGATCCTGACCGAATATGGAGACGTCGACGAGGTGAACGATGGACCCGGCGCCATCGAGGCCTTCGATGGAGCCTGGTCGGAGGGCAGGCCCTATGACGTGATCTTTCTGGATATCATGATGCCGGACATGAACGGACACGAGGTGCTCAAAATCATTCGGGAGAGGGAGCGGGCTCTGCGCCTGCCTCAGATCAGGGAAGTCAAGGTCATCATGACCACCGCCCTCGACAGCGCCGAAAGCGTGAGCCAAGCCTTCTACGAAGGCAGGGCTTCGGGCTATCTGGTCAAACCGATATATGGGCACAGCATCATCAATGAAATGAAGAAGCTTGGCATCATCTAA
- a CDS encoding TIGR00730 family Rossman fold protein: MKSVCVFLGSSSGNHPAYMHATDALGRELARRGITCVYGGSRTGLMNRLAESVLEAKGEVVGVTVQALKDKEEFHRGLTRLHVVPTMHERKTLMIELADAFIALPGGIGTYDEFFEVYTLRQLGFHSKPCGLLDVNGFYEPLKLMLGMAEREGFMKQPYREAITVSSDPSDILDLMAEQSRDRLAAG, from the coding sequence ATGAAATCAGTCTGCGTGTTCCTGGGTTCAAGCTCCGGGAACCATCCGGCCTACATGCACGCCACCGACGCCCTTGGTCGTGAACTGGCCAGGCGCGGGATCACCTGTGTCTATGGCGGTTCCCGCACGGGCCTCATGAACCGGCTGGCCGAGAGTGTCCTTGAGGCCAAGGGAGAAGTCGTCGGCGTTACGGTTCAGGCCTTGAAGGACAAGGAGGAGTTCCACCGGGGTCTGACGCGGCTTCATGTCGTGCCGACGATGCACGAGCGCAAGACGCTCATGATCGAACTGGCGGACGCGTTTATCGCCCTTCCGGGCGGGATCGGGACATATGACGAGTTTTTCGAGGTTTACACGCTCAGGCAGTTGGGATTTCACTCCAAGCCCTGCGGACTCCTTGACGTGAACGGTTTTTATGAGCCGCTGAAGCTGATGCTCGGCATGGCCGAACGGGAAGGATTCATGAAGCAGCCGTATCGTGAAGCAATCACGGTCTCATCGGACCCGTCGGACATTCTGGATCTCATGGCGGAGCAGTCTCGTGACAGGCTGGCGGCCGGTTGA
- a CDS encoding cytidine deaminase has protein sequence MKLHDPDKSLDIVLQDKLLAEAATAAEQAYAPYSGFRVGAAVLGGKGTIYRGANIENASLGLGTCAERVALASAYAAGERDIMAIAVACVDAPQGAPLEQRMPCGACRQWILELAPHAAIIIPGAERSFTIQELMPLAFSLDSGHPAGREGQG, from the coding sequence ATGAAGCTGCACGATCCCGATAAAAGTCTCGACATCGTTCTTCAGGACAAACTGCTTGCCGAGGCCGCAACGGCGGCGGAGCAGGCGTACGCGCCGTACTCTGGGTTCCGCGTCGGCGCCGCCGTGCTTGGCGGGAAGGGCACGATATACAGGGGCGCGAACATTGAGAACGCGAGCCTCGGCCTTGGCACCTGCGCCGAGCGGGTGGCCCTGGCTTCGGCCTATGCGGCCGGGGAGAGAGACATCATGGCCATCGCCGTCGCCTGCGTGGATGCGCCGCAAGGCGCGCCGCTTGAACAGCGCATGCCGTGCGGAGCATGCAGGCAGTGGATCCTGGAGCTTGCCCCGCATGCGGCGATCATCATCCCGGGCGCGGAGCGTTCCTTCACGATCCAGGAACTGATGCCGTTGGCGTTTTCCCTGGACTCCGGACACCCGGCAGGACGTGAAGGGCAGGGCTGA
- a CDS encoding ornithine cyclodeaminase family protein codes for MKFVSEDVAARVVSMAEAIEAVEAMFKEYGCGLATVFPVAQGHGPDEGTSFSIKSGLIGASRKVGLKVGSYWPGNRARGLAAHASTTLLLDPDTGYPEALVAASHLTCLRTAASDAVAVRHLSRPDSRVLALFGAGHQAWFELLAVREVRSIGKVFVVNRSSQAGDAFARRIREKLGIDAACVSAQAALADADIVVTVTASRGPLFEAAWVRPGTHISAMGADQPGKQELDTALVAGASLFADVMQQSLAIGEYEAAHKAGLADPGRITPIGAVLNGAPGRTCADQITIYDSSGMALQDIAVGSLALRKADELGLVLTA; via the coding sequence ATGAAATTCGTCAGTGAGGATGTTGCGGCCCGGGTCGTGAGCATGGCCGAAGCCATAGAGGCCGTGGAGGCCATGTTCAAGGAATACGGGTGTGGTCTGGCCACGGTTTTTCCGGTGGCGCAGGGGCATGGACCCGACGAGGGGACCTCGTTCAGCATCAAGAGCGGCCTCATCGGGGCCAGCCGGAAAGTGGGCCTCAAGGTCGGCAGCTACTGGCCGGGGAATCGTGCGCGCGGGCTGGCCGCCCATGCCTCAACGACCCTGTTGCTGGACCCGGACACGGGCTACCCCGAGGCCCTCGTGGCCGCCTCGCATCTGACCTGTCTGCGCACCGCAGCCTCGGACGCCGTGGCCGTGCGCCATTTGTCCCGTCCGGACAGCCGCGTCCTGGCCCTGTTCGGAGCGGGGCACCAGGCCTGGTTCGAGTTGCTGGCCGTGCGCGAAGTGCGATCCATTGGCAAGGTTTTCGTGGTCAACCGCTCCTCGCAGGCAGGGGATGCGTTCGCGCGGCGCATCCGCGAAAAACTCGGGATCGACGCCGCGTGCGTGAGCGCACAGGCGGCCCTGGCCGACGCCGACATCGTGGTCACGGTCACCGCCTCGCGCGGTCCGCTCTTCGAGGCGGCATGGGTGCGGCCGGGCACGCACATCTCGGCCATGGGCGCGGATCAGCCGGGCAAGCAGGAGCTGGACACGGCCTTGGTGGCCGGTGCGTCGCTTTTTGCCGACGTGATGCAGCAGTCCCTGGCCATCGGTGAATATGAGGCGGCCCACAAGGCCGGACTGGCGGATCCCGGCCGCATCACGCCCATCGGAGCGGTGCTGAACGGGGCGCCGGGGAGGACCTGCGCCGATCAAATCACCATTTACGACAGTTCGGGCATGGCATTGCAGGACATCGCCGTCGGTTCCCTGGCGTTGCGCAAGGCCGACGAGCTTGGCCTGGTGCTGACGGCCTGA
- a CDS encoding LysE family translocator, protein MSFKDANYVLGLHGPGSASCGLDRVILLLRRIDMGYYLTIGAVLGLSAGFAPGPLLTLVISETLRHGIRSGIRVALAPVVTDFPIILLTLFVLSRLSSFHGILGIISIAGGVFILSMGYESVRAKGFDLQVGNAEKRSLRKGILANMLSPHPYLFWFSVGAPTMTKALVEGPWAPAAFVAGFYACLIGSKIALAVLVGSSRSFFRGAVYVWTMRTLGLVLIVLALLLFRDGLRLLGFGGGALF, encoded by the coding sequence GTGTCTTTCAAAGATGCGAACTATGTCCTCGGGCTTCACGGCCCGGGGTCCGCTTCGTGCGGCCTTGACCGGGTCATCCTTCTTTTGCGCAGGATCGACATGGGATACTATCTGACAATCGGAGCCGTTCTGGGGCTTTCCGCCGGGTTCGCGCCGGGGCCGCTGCTTACGCTGGTCATTTCGGAAACGCTCCGGCACGGCATCAGATCCGGGATCAGGGTCGCCCTTGCCCCCGTTGTCACCGATTTTCCGATCATCCTTCTGACGCTTTTCGTGCTTTCCAGGCTGTCGTCTTTCCACGGCATACTGGGAATCATCTCCATCGCTGGCGGCGTTTTCATTCTGTCCATGGGTTACGAAAGCGTGCGCGCCAAGGGCTTCGATCTTCAGGTCGGGAATGCGGAGAAACGCTCGCTGCGCAAGGGCATTCTGGCCAACATGCTGAGTCCGCATCCCTATCTCTTCTGGTTCAGTGTCGGGGCGCCGACGATGACGAAGGCCCTGGTGGAGGGCCCTTGGGCTCCGGCGGCGTTTGTCGCGGGCTTCTACGCCTGCCTCATCGGGTCGAAGATTGCACTGGCCGTCCTGGTAGGCTCGTCGAGATCCTTCTTCAGGGGCGCGGTGTATGTCTGGACCATGCGCACGCTCGGTCTTGTGCTCATCGTCTTGGCGTTGCTGCTTTTTCGTGATGGGCTTAGGCTGCTGGGTTTTGGTGGTGGCGCGTTGTTTTGA